A stretch of DNA from Candidatus Saccharimonadales bacterium:
ATGCCAGATGCGAGTGAACTGTATGTCAGTGCGGCAGCTAATGCATCAGCGCAGTCGTCCGGTTTTGGAATATCTCGAAGCCTGAGTAGGACTCTGACCATCTCCTGACTCTGTATTTTATCAGCACGACCATAGCCAG
This window harbors:
- a CDS encoding crossover junction endodeoxyribonuclease RuvC; amino-acid sequence: GYGRADKIQSQEMVRVLLRLRDIPKPDDCADALAAALTYSSLASGMLTSKS